atgatgaaaaaaatggcaccaaGATGAATCACTTCAAACCATTAATGTccaactcaattgaaaaaaaagaagttcaaaTCAACAACTGAGATAATAGGCATGCAACAAGTGTTCACAGCCTGATATAActggggatgtggctgtgtttacAATGAACCAATCATATCCAAACTCATGTTAAACCCTAATACACACCTGCCaacatttaaagtgcctctgttCATGTTGGCGTTGCTACTATAAATACTGTActataatactgtacattaatACAATAAAGTGTGGACTGGCCCATATATTTGATCTTTCCATAAACGCAGCTCACCttagggcagtggttcttaaccttgttagaggtatcgaacccaaccagtgcatatgcacattcaccaaacccttcattcatgaaaaaaaaaatatgatttttcttttaaacgaaTCTAAGACAGAgggcggagtttgcatgtcctgggtggagtttgctctgtgtgggtttcctcccacattccaaaaacatgcatggcaggctgattgaacacactgaattgtccctaggtgtgtgcgtgagcgcgcatggttgttcgtctctgtgtgccctgggattggctggcaactggttcagggtgtcccccgcctactgcccgatgatggCTGGGAAGGCTCAAGctctccccgcgaccctagtgacgattaagcggtttggaaaatggatggatggatgaatctaagacatataaaacacatttattaaaaccacacaaaagtaaacacaataaGTATAAGCATCAAATACAGTATACGTTTTTTAACCTTCatagcagaggctccgtcgaacccctgagactgattcgaTCGAACCCTGGTTCAGAACCACTGTTCTAGGGTATCTACGCCATTCTCCTTTTAATCCATTGTAGACCTATTGTAGACCCTTTTGCAAATACAGTTGAGGTGATTGAGTTGAGTATAAAGTATTTAGCAATATTCAGCATAACTTGTTCTCTGATTACCTTGTCACTTTTCGAAAAATGGTTGCTTGACCACGCTGGATGTAGTTGCTATTGAGAATTTGTTGACTCCACGATCGACTGTTTTTCAAATTGTGAAGTTGGCAACAGTCACGACTACTTTCACAAATGTTGTTGGAGTGAACAGTGCACATCAATGGGGATGAACTCCAAgaaaattcaaacaaaagagGCAGGTTTACCCATATTTTTACGTTTCAATGGTTTTGAGAGACCAAATTATTAATTATGTCACCCATCATTTGTGGATGTTTAACGTGGCGCTGTCCATTACCTGAGGTGCTGAAATGACTGAATCAGTACCACATCCCAAGACACCTTTATTGTAAAATAACAAGTCGAAAATATGGTCTTTATTTTGTTCACAATAGGTCTTAGGTTAAAACCAGGAACAAAGAAGTGAGCATTTCAAGGGAGTTGGAACTAAAAGTGTCCGTTTCCTCCACCGGCTCACTCTGGTCGACACGCGGTGTGCGTTTCCCCCGCTGGCCGCCGCCCCTATTCCCGAACGCCACCCACGCGACTTCCGTACGCTCGCGGAGCTATTAAAGGTTAAATTACGTCGTGGGCGTAGTGGCTCCTTGTAATGGCGACCGTGCCGTAGATGCGCCGAGATGTGTAAAAATGAAGCGGAGAAGAAGTTATTTATATTGAAGTGAATACGCCGAGGTTCCTCCGGAGGAGGACTTTGTGTCGACTAGCGTCGCCTTCGAACGTGGTCGATTGAGCCGTGCTTTTCGAACGCCTGTGCAGCTCCTTCACGATGATGAAGCTCAAGTCTAACCAGACCCGGACATACGACGGGGACGGCTACAAGAAGCGCGCCGCCTGCCTGTGTTTCAGGAGCGAATCGGAGGAGGAGGTGAGTCCGGGATGTGGCTCATATGTCGGGCCGCGCTAACCTTAGCATTAGCAGCATTAGCCTCAGCACTAACTGGAAATTAATATATTCCTCAACAGAGCTGTGGTAATTAAACAAGTGATACTCTCCACTTACTTGTAGATTATTTCGtctatttgttgttgtatgcCATCGTTATTGAAAATATTCGTAATGTTCCAGTTTGTTATGTAATCCTCTTCAATATCAGATTTTTATACCACAGTAATTAGCCAGGGTTAGCTGCTAGCTGATGCTAATGTGCTTCCGCCGGCCGGCTCACGCCCAGCAACTGAAACTGGCAGCCCGGGTTGTTTTCAGCTGCGACTCGCTGTCATTCAAGTGAAAGTCGAAAATGAATTAACATTGATAATAGTTGAATAAATCGGCGTGCACTGTCTATTAAACGAAGGTTAACTGCTAGTGCTGCGAACGCGACTGGTCCCTAAGTATTACTCATGCTAACTTAGCCGATAGACAGCGCAGGAGGTATTGATGCGGGTTTTGGTTTGCACATTGGTTTATTTGTCGTTGGCTGCTCAGCAAGAATGTTTATCATCGTTCTTGTGACATGTCCTAActcgtttatttgtttttaattatgtttCGTCACCTAATTTACTGCTGTATGAATTACGGGTCGCTGCCTGCATACAAAAGCCGAGAGGGAGCAGAGGTCGGAAGCGAGTTGGGAAGCTGATGTCCACTGGACAACTGAGGTGGCAAAAGAACTCAAACTCTGTACTTGGATAGAACTATTGATACTTTTGGTGGAGGGAAAAGGCTTGACGTTCTGATTTAACTAAAGTacttaagataaaaaaaatttcagACCAAGCATAGCATAGCTAGGAACTGAAAACAGAGTTTTCGGTCCTTAGACAAGCTTCACTTTCAGTGATGCCACCAAAAACTGTCTACACAAGTGATGTGTAACAATTTGGCTTTACACTGATGAGTTGCAGCACATTATGTCATGTATGTTCAACTCCTTCAAAATCAACATCAAACCTTGGCATAATGTGAGCATGCTGCATTCATTCCTCCAATCTTCCAGGAATTTATCAAGACCATCAAGCCCGCCGTTTTCTGTTTGCAATGCTTTTACAGGTGCTGCTGGTGAGCAGCAGTAGACATCCCGATAAGTGGATCGTTCCTGGAGGGGGTATGGAACCTGAAGAGGAGCCTAGCGTCGCTGCCACTCGGGAGGTGTGCGAGGAGGTGGGTTTTCACTTTGgacattgtaattttttttttgtctgactggAAAAAGTGATGAACTTAACACTGGTCACCCTTCAATTTGGTTGACATTTAAAACTAGATTTTCCTattagtttattttattttacaatattggtagcattaaaaatatttggacaaaaacttGCGGAAAAAGTTGGGTATTTTTGGCAGGGGTAATTTTATGAATGTAATTAAAGTCTTATTTCACTTGCATGATAACCTCACTACCCAAGACCCAAGTCAATACCCAAGTCATTTCTAACATACTGTCACTATGAATAATTTAGGAATATGAaataataaaggaaaaaaattagCAATGTGGCGTCATCCTGTAAATAGTAATCCACTAAGGTAGCTGGGctcttgtttgttgaatttattgttgttttctttttttccaagttttttttatcttttaattttaccaaaaagatcatgttttaaaaactccattaaaaataaattcagtttTGGAGGGTGAGATGGAAATCTATtgtcccccaaaacaaaatattgtgttccaggaatttgttgttgttttctttcatttttaagcAAATGTCAGCCCACGTACCTATTTCCTCTAAAATGAAGAGTGGAAAGGTAAACAGTATAGAGGTGAACGTCTCGTCAGTCACCCtaatttgattgattttcaaAACCAAATTTCCCGTTGAGATCAATTGTATTTGGGCTAATTCAAATCAGACCTTCCTCATTCTTTAACAGAATAATTTATTTCCTTAATATTCATAATcttcaaacaaaataacattcaagGAGAAGTACAAGGAGAAGAAACAAATTGTATTATTCAACTATAGTCGAGTTTTATTGTTGTAGTagtagtttattttttatttatttttacaaaaatctaGATTGTTGAGAGAATAATAGTCAGAATTTTAGGGCGGGGGGATAAGCCATAttttttgaaggatttttttttctcagaatagttggacaacatttttggaAGGAGCAAGGGGAGTGAAACTGCTCATGGAATCTGTACACCAGTCGGTCATCAATTTGCTCGATTTTCCAAACTAAATTCCTTATTGAGATCAACTATATTTGGACTGATGTATTCCAGACTCCACACTGTCTCTGTCATAAAAGCTCTATTGTGCCAGCATATCTTGGTGGCTAAGTGTGAGGCGGTCTACATCTTCACTATGTAATCCCAAGATCCCAGTAAATCTTTGTTCACCAAAAGCTTGTCAATACTTTCTTTATCTGAGGGTCCTATCAAGCCCACAGGAATTAGGGACATTCCCAAATACCAGACTGAAATGAGTCAGCTTCACATAAACAGAAAAGGTGGACAAAGCTTTACATCGTTTGACTTGGGAGATAGATCGGTCAATGCCTTTTACGCCTGGCCAAATACCGACAGATAAACCCTGCTTCAACTGCTGTGTTTGCTTGCTCAGGCAGAGCCTAGCAACATGTTGCCAGTGCCATCGTGGTCATCATGTTACACAGCCATGTTTGGGTGTCAAACAAGGTCAGCGGGATTCAGCTCAAGACACCTTTTACAATGGTTATAAAGTGGTGAGCTTTAATTTTTGAGACAGCTGTATTTTTAGTGAGTCATCCTTGATTTTCTCAAAGGATTAAATGTCAGGTAACCATTAAGTTAATACAATCTGTTGAGTGAATCTTGTTCGGGTTTGAAAATTGTCATTAAATAACACTGGCACGATTTATATAATTATATCCATTTGACAGTATCCAACAACCATTTACGTTTTAACTGAGCCAGTGATATAAAACACCCCGATGAGGATATGCGccatgaaaaatggatggatggaagtagggctgcaacaaaaaaataaagtcaaataattCAAATATTTGATTGGTTGAGGGAAAGTCTGTGTCTCAAAGCGTGGCAGGGATCATTTTTCCACATGGACTGAAGTTAATGCAGTCACACGCATTACTCCATGTAGCACTAATTTGGCACAATGGCAGTGAGCCAGGAGGGAATATTCATTAAAGACAGAATGAGAAAAGAAGATCAAGTGTAATGTTTACCACAAAAGCATGTCTATGTGGCCAACTCAAGGAGTCAGTCGTTGCTAACTCAGAATTGTCTACCATTGCTAGCTATAAGGTAATGCAGGTGGTCAGGATAGATGTAGCCGCTGGTGCAGTTTCAATCGCCTCATTGAACAAACGGCATGAAtgcaaacatgcaaaataaTGAATTCACAAGCTTCCAATGGTCGCAACTTATACCAAGGCAATCAACACGCAAACTCTCCACTCTCATTAACACCCACATTACTCACCAGGCCAAGACCTGCGTTTTAAAGTCACACCTAGTCAAAATCACAGATATGACCGTAGAACATGAGGATGGTGACCGCTAATGCCTGCACCTGACACATGCTAgttattgtatttatattgcaaaatcacattttatctTATCACAATCTATTCAATTCCTAGGATAATTGGTAAGACACTCAATTCTACAAATATTCAATTGCTGCAGCTGAAAATGGAAGCTTTAAAAGAAGTTAGCCACACATGCACtcttagtgtaaaaaaaaaaatggaatcgcAGACACATCACTGCTTGCCGCAAAACAAATTTACTCCATATCGAGGTTTTAGCTGCTACATCCTTGCTATGTATCTCCGTAACACACTGGACCCTTTCTACTTTTTGTGCCCTGTATGTGGTTTATTCTTCTCTTCTCACGGCTTCGTTTGCCTTTGGTTGAGGCTGTGTTGGGGTAAAAGAAACCAAAAGAACAAGCTAAACACCGTTTCGATGCAGACTGAACTGCGTGACTTTGGGGGTGTCTGAAGGGTCTGCTGTATTGGCTCTTTTGTCCATCATCGTGTTCAGAGAAGGGCAGCAGTTAGTAACCAGttgggagccccccccccgcccccttgaaaTCGATATTCCGCTTTTAGGACCCCTTTCATCTGTCACTTAAATGTCACTCCAGTATTTCTGGAGGGTACACGCTGGTCACACAGTTGGCATTTTGCTCGGAGCGAAGACACTGAATCCTCTCGGCCGGCTGTCCGTCGTTTGGCACCATCAAAAGGCCATTCTCTGCAAGGTCCAGCACAATGATGGATCCTGATATCATCTCTCATCCTGGCTCCtccttgtgtgtgtctgtggtgGCTCTGTGTAGTTCCAGGATGCTGCCAGTGTGCTAACACATTTCCACCAAACTTCTAAAACCTTGTATTTGTCAGCTTATGTACAAATGCCCCTCTTGCCTCAACGATCATTTTCAAATATCATATTTTTCGACCTTTCGTCAGTGTCATCGAATAGATTGAGACCAGTCgatattttccattttatgCAAAATTGCTGATTGACTGTCATGTCATAATTTGTGCAATCTGTCGATGAAGCCATTTATCGGATTTgcagaatccatccatccatccacccattttccaaaccacttaatcctcactagcgtcgcggggggtgctggagcctatcccagccgtctttggggagtaggcggggcacaccctgaactggatgccagccaatcgcaggcacacggagacaaacaaccatgcacactcaatAAGACGGTAAAAACAACCTCGTTTACTGTACTTATATATATGAGCCCGAAAGCTTATCTATCTTGTCACGTGTCAAGGTGAGCAGAAATCCTTTGCGCTGAAGTTCCACCTCTGCATCCTTGACCATACAATCACAAAGTAATAGCGTGCGTCTACGTTTTTTGGCACTGGTAAAAATTCtccaaaacatttgatttaCTTCAAAATAAGAACTGGCTCCAGTATGTGTGTTATTCATTTCATGTTAACATCTCTTTAATTCAAAATAGCTCTCATCACTCATAAGTAACATGAATTTCCAACCATGAAaattcagccaatcacagatgcaACCAGCAGTTGAGTGTGTTTTTTGAACTAATGCGGAAATAGTTCTGTTGTTGATGAACACGCAAAATGATTACTAAACAAGGATATGAGAGACAGCTCAGTCATTCCGAATGCAAGTTGAGCTGTTCTCACGACGCAATTACATATAAAGTCAATACAGTTTCCGAATCTTTATCGCTACACCGGAGCCAAACTTTAGGAATATGCTACTTCGTCACCTACATGGCACGCATATGCCAGGTAAAAATAGGACAAATAATGTGGGACAAAATAATCTTTGCCGTCTCTGGGCACCAGGACTCGTACAACACAGCCAGATTCCAATACGAGCCAAAATGGAGCAGGTTTAGGTTACGTGACGGAGCTGATTGTTAGTGTTGGGAGATATTATCGTCAGCATTCCTTCGACGGTGTATAATTTCACATTATTACAGTATTAATACTGTTTCAAGAGAAAACACGAACGGGTCCAATGATAGACTGCAAAGTGGGAGGAAGCGATAAAAGTCCTCATTCGGTGAATCGGTGGAAAGGATTCAATCACTTGACTCTGTGGGACCAGTCGAGCGAAGCGCAACATTGTTTCAAATATGGAGTAGTGCCCCTGCTTGGCGATTAATTTATTGGCAAGATGCAAGACCATGTGCCTAccctggaaatgatttttcttttttctgaatatatgaagcaatttaaaatataataCCTGGTTATTTAGAATCATTATCTGTCCAATTGTTCTGTGAAGTAAGTGCAGatttacaatattttttgtaaaatgtcatGAGGTTATCGTTAGCAAATGTTTTGGAATACtgtacagatttttattttttttaacccataaCGCCCACATCTAGCCGCCACGCTTCCTGGCCCCACCAAAGCAGACACAGGATgccatttcattattttaaatgtcGCCTCTGTGCCACTCATCATTACGAGATGAAGCCAAGCAATCTTTATTCTTGTGACCTAGTTAGTTATTCTCTCCCCTCCAACACATGATCGTTCTTGACACCCTAAGGGTGCAACACTGTCAACAGATATTTATGGACTGTTACTGGAAGATGAAGAACCAGCAAAAATACTCACGCGCTGTTCACCTCCTGTCAGAGTCGCCAACTACCTCTTTAATTGTTTAGAGTTTTAAGAAAGAAGAGGCCATGTGAAACTGTAATAGTTTTACTaggtgatttgtttgtttgaagtcAGGTTTTAACAATTGGACAATAAATGAGACGGCATATATAGTTTTGTTCCATTTCGCGGAAGGTTCCACTGTCTTcgcagagtttaaaaaaaaagtgagctttTTCCGCTGTGCTCCACCAATTGTTGCTTgcacaatttttatttgttatttgcaCAAGACATTGCTCTAGGAGATCGTGATACCTATTTCCGGTGATGTATGAATTATTAAATACTAATATCTGTCTGACCATACACATGTGATCCACCGCGTAGCCTGTATCAGGTTATTGGAGTCGGAATGTCTGAATGCCGCTGTCACAATCATCAGTTTTGCTCTAATCAAACCTGAGAGGTCTAACTTGTATTTATTCGGCAGGCGGGTGTGAAAGGGACGTTGGGTCGGTTAGTTGGCGTGTTCGAGGTGAGCCGCTGTTTATTCTTCATTGATGTTTGGCTCATTAGTATTGTGTTATTGTGTAATCGGATTGTTTCCTCTCCTCTCCAAACCGACACACAGAACCAAGAGAGGAAACACAGAACTTTCGTCTATGTTCTGATCGTGACGGAGGTTCTGGAGGACTGGGAGGACTCACTCAACATTGGTAAACTGCATTGGTGTATACTTGTTGGCATCATTGTAGCTCGCAGGCAGTGACATGGCACTCTAGAAACTCTTGCTTTCACCCATCAGAACTATTTATCATTTGAAATGGACTAAGGACATCATCAATTATAAtaattgttctctttttttatgtcaGAAAGACCCCAAGGACAAACTGAGGGGCACATACAGAAAGATAATTAATGCTGGTTAACAAAAAGGGCTACTAGTTTCAGCGACACAATGTCCTCAAATTAATTCACGATATTCATCTCCATTTAGACTGATCACatgaaccattttttaaataataattatcaaAAATGAGTTACCAAGATGGGAAACGGATAAAAATCAATTTGCAACACTCTACATCAATAAGTCCTTGCAGatgtttaaattttaaaaaatcgctTCTACAACATTCCTAGGAAATCACATACCTGATGAGCTATTTTTATATCAGGCCTGCCGGCTGCTCTCTCCTGAActgtaaaaaacatttataggggggaaaaaagtccaaATCAACTTTATTACACTCGCTGTTGACCACATGTGCAATTTATGATCTAAATTACTGAATAGTTTGAACATTTACGATTGTAGCCCTTGACTCTTTGTCCGAGCATACAGTATTACatattacaatacaatgcatcttcatttatatcgcactttcacaacagctgcggcTGTAGCAAAGGGTGTGACAAaagattgaacataaaacaatacTACAACAGAACACATTAAACTTTGACAATaatatgggggcggggggggggggggtcacgtttAGCATGCCACAGGATCATAATTAAAgatcatttttaaaagaaatttcCAATCACAGAGTCTTTGCAGACTTGGATCGCAAGGGAGCCAAAATGCTCCCATTTAGTCTCTGATTATCGGTATGTGTGCAGACTGCCTTACGCTACGTCGTTGGTCCCCCGCCTTTGTCTTGACCCGCATCTTCCACCGCTGTGTCTGTGTCGCCAACAGGGAGGAAAAGGGAATGGTTTAAAATAGACGATGCCATACAGTTGTTGCGGAGTCACAAGCCAGTGCAGGCCACCTACTTTGAGGCTCTCCAGGAGAGCTGCCTGACCAGCAACGGGACCCCCTTGGCGGCCACGATAGGTGGGGAACTCTCCTCCACCTACAGCATCAACCAGAGCTCCGTCTCGGATATCAGATAACTAAAAACCCAAACTGAACACCAACCACAGCGACCCCTACACTCTC
The DNA window shown above is from Hippocampus zosterae strain Florida chromosome 9, ASM2543408v3, whole genome shotgun sequence and carries:
- the nudt3b gene encoding diphosphoinositol polyphosphate phosphohydrolase 1, with translation MMKLKSNQTRTYDGDGYKKRAACLCFRSESEEEVLLVSSSRHPDKWIVPGGGMEPEEEPSVAATREVCEEAGVKGTLGRLVGVFENQERKHRTFVYVLIVTEVLEDWEDSLNIGRKREWFKIDDAIQLLRSHKPVQATYFEALQESCLTSNGTPLAATIGGELSSTYSINQSSVSDIR